In one window of Janthinobacterium sp. 1_2014MBL_MicDiv DNA:
- a CDS encoding GGDEF domain-containing response regulator has protein sequence MPSQDEILKAKILVVDDSPDNVDLMLEILRDAGYTNVTATMRPAQVCPLHLEHCYDLILLDLQMPELNGFQVMKGLKEIEHGGYLPVLALTAQPSFKIAALEAGARDFISKPFDLMEVHKRIHNMLEVRLLYKELAQYSKQQQELALHDPLTGLPNRRLLEDRIEHTLQHSARNRGKSAILYLDLDGFKAINDSYGHGYGDEILKMVATRLVGASRKEDTVARIGGDEFVIVLGNLAGKGDAREPAAKLIEVISEPYFINDLTLRLSTSIGIAIYPDDASSVESLLGAADTALYEAKRAGKNRFCCSPHEVIVPQVNMQKSSIPSIA, from the coding sequence ATGCCCAGCCAAGATGAGATTTTGAAAGCCAAAATTTTGGTCGTCGACGATTCACCCGACAATGTCGACCTGATGCTGGAAATCCTGCGCGATGCCGGTTATACCAACGTCACGGCCACCATGCGGCCAGCCCAGGTCTGCCCGCTGCACCTGGAGCATTGCTACGACCTGATCCTGCTGGACTTGCAAATGCCTGAACTGAACGGTTTCCAGGTCATGAAAGGCTTGAAAGAAATCGAGCATGGCGGCTACCTGCCCGTGCTGGCGCTGACGGCACAGCCAAGCTTCAAGATCGCCGCCCTGGAAGCGGGCGCGCGCGACTTCATCAGCAAGCCCTTCGACCTGATGGAAGTGCACAAGCGCATCCACAACATGCTGGAAGTGCGCCTGCTGTACAAGGAACTGGCGCAATACAGCAAGCAGCAGCAGGAACTGGCCCTGCATGACCCGCTGACGGGCCTGCCCAACCGGCGCCTGCTGGAAGACCGCATCGAGCATACCTTGCAGCATTCGGCCCGCAACCGCGGCAAGTCGGCCATCCTGTACCTGGACCTGGACGGCTTCAAGGCCATCAACGACAGCTACGGCCACGGCTATGGCGATGAAATCCTGAAAATGGTGGCAACGCGCCTGGTCGGCGCCTCGCGCAAGGAAGACACGGTGGCGCGCATCGGCGGCGACGAATTCGTCATCGTGCTGGGCAACCTGGCCGGCAAGGGCGACGCGCGCGAACCGGCCGCCAAGCTGATCGAAGTCATTTCCGAGCCGTATTTCATCAACGACCTGACCTTGCGCCTGTCGACCAGCATCGGCATCGCCATCTATCCGGACGACGCCAGCTCCGTCGAATCGCTGCTGGGCGCGGCCGACACGGCCCTGTATGAAGCCAAGCGCGCCGGCAAGAACCGCTTTTGCTGCTCGCCGCACGAGGTGATTGTGCCGCAAGTCAACATGCAAAAAAGCAGCATTCCCTCGATCGCCTGA